In one window of Macrotis lagotis isolate mMagLag1 chromosome 5, bilby.v1.9.chrom.fasta, whole genome shotgun sequence DNA:
- the OARD1 gene encoding ADP-ribose glycohydrolase OARD1 isoform X1 — protein MAPCRPRPGAAGAPRQGHPTPRAASRRARPAGSAAATAATAATRPAPRARRAPGPLLSGQRDPPIGALGPALGRWILAPHTHRASLPRFAARADWLQYRTPKPNQRLQPPLPPPLPLPGKMANANKGAPGPPSNRLGAGAYVLRSDPDLAQTKKRVKASNPGGSLKFRLDVVGRRT, from the exons ATGGCCCCCTGCAGGCCTCGGCCGGGAGCGGCGGGAGCTCCCCGGCAGGGCCACCCCACGCCGAGGGCCGCTTCCAGGCGGGCCCGCCCCGCAGGCTCCGCCGCCGCCACCGCCGCCACCGCCGCCACCCGCCCCGCTCCCCGGGCTCGGCGGGCGCCTGGGCCTCTCCTGAGTGGTCAGCGAGACCCGCCAATCGGGGCGCTGGGGCCGGCTCTGGGCCGCTGGATATTGGCTCCTCACACTCACCGTGCCTCGCTCCCCCGGTTCGCTGCCCGCGCTGATTGGCTCCAGTACCGGACCCCGAAACCCAATCAGAGGCTCcagccgccgctgccgccgccacTGCCGCTGCCTGGCAAAATGGCGAACGCGAACAAAGGAGCCCCGGGCCCCCCCTCCAACCGCCTCGGCGCAGGCGCCT ACGTTTTGAGAAGCGATCCAGACTTGGCACAGACTAAAAAAAGGGTTAAAGCGTCCAATCCTGGAGGATCTCTGAAATTCCGATTGGATGTGGTTGGGAGGAGGACCTAG